Part of the Paenibacillus sp. FSL R7-0273 genome is shown below.
TTACCTCCTATGACGGTGAGCATTGGAAAGAGCTGTTCAGGGATACCTTTGCTATGGATAAGGAGGCTTATATCGGATTTGCCGTCGACGGGACCCAGCCTGCGATTGGGGATAAGTACTACAACACGGCTAAATTCTCGAATGTGCAGCTCAGCAGCTCCTTTACGGTAACGGATATCAAGCTTACAGATGCTCTGGGAAATGAGGCAGCGCAGCCGGCTCCCGGGCTGACCGCTGTAGCTGCGGTTACTGTTGAGCGGAATTCCATTGCTGTCCCGGAGGGGGTCGTTGTTATCCAGCTGTGTGACGCAGAGGGCAATATTCTCTCCTCGTCTTATGTGAAGTCAGCCTTTGGGGTGAACGGGACCAAGACTGTAAAAGCCATGTTCAGCACTCCCTTACAGCTTACTGGGCTGCAGATAAAGGCTTATGTCATCAATAATGTGCAAGAAGGACAGCTCATTTCCAACGAGAAGTCCGTGCAGTTAGGAGGAGGCTTATGAACAAGAGGATCTTCAGAGCATGCATAGCATGGATCATATTCTCATTGCTGGTGCTTCCGTTCGGTAGTATCGGTGTATCGGCAGCTGCAGCCTTAACGGCCGGCCTGGAGGTAGATCATAATACAGCAGCAATCAAGGTTACCAGTACAGCCAATGAGCAGGACACAGTAACGGTATTGATTATGCAAAAGCAGACCGGGTCCATCGCCTATGTGGATCAGGCTGAGCTTAAAAACGGACAGCACACCTTCCAGACCGTGCTTCCAAAGGGAGAGTATTACGGCTCCGTGAGCTCGGCCGGCAGCGGGAAGGCAGAGCTGCAGGCTTTCACGGTTGAGCATACCGAGACGATAACGGGCTTCAGGCCCTTGCAGGCTATTACAGTCGCCAAAGGCGGCAAGCTTGTACTGCCCGGCTCCGTTATTGCTGTATTCGACAGCGGGGCTAACCGGGAGGTAGGGGTGAAATGGTCCGGAGTGCCGGATACCGGTACAGCCGGCCAATTCACGGTTACCGGTAATGTGAACGGAAGCCCCAAAACCGTGGAGCTGGTGGTAAAGGTCGGCGGCGGGACAGCGCCGACACCAACACCGACTCCAACATCAACACCGGCGCCGACCGCCACACCTGCAGCGACACCGCCGCCGTTGCCAGGCGGACAGACCGGAGCAGCAGCGACGCCGAAGCCTTCACCTGCAGCAGCAGGCTCTGCCATCACGCTGACTGCCGTGCTTGATCCGGCAACGGCTGTCGCGAAGGCAGAGGTTTCTGCAGCAGCCGTCAGCACAGCCTTGTCCAAAGCGGCAGCGGATGCTAGAGGAATCAGGACTGTGGAGATCATTATAACGCAGGCAGAAGGAGCCAAGGCGTATGAGCCGGTGCTGCCGGCCAGCCTGTTTGCAGGAGATCCGAAGCAGGTGATCCGGCTGGTTACTCCGGTTGGAACTGTCGAGCTGCCCGGGAATATGTTCGAAGCTGCGCTTACAGCAGGCAGCTCCACTGTTTCCGTGGTTATCGGCTTAGCGGATGCGACGGCAATAATTGAACCGTCGCTGAGAGAAAGCGCCAGCGGTAAACCGGTCATCGAGCTGACTGCGAAGGTTGACGGTGCAGCCATTGAATGGAGCAACAAAAATGCACCGGTTAAAGTATCTGTTCCATACACACCTAAGCAGGACGAACTTAACAGCGGTGAACATCTCGTAGTCTGGTATATTGATCCGGCGGAGAAGGCAGCCAAGATACCTAATACCAGATTTGACGCGGCGGCAGGGAGGGTAACCTTTAGTACCACGCACTTCAGCAAGTTTGCCGTTTCCTATGCTTTCAAGACTTTTGCTGATGCTGCAAAATTTACATGGGCGCAGCAATCCATAGAAGCACTGGCCTCCAAAGGGGTAATTAACGGGATTTCGGATACGTCCTTTGCCCCCGAAGCGAACATTACCCGGGCGGATTTCCTGGTTATTCTGGTAAGAAGCCTGGGACTTACAGCCAGCTTCAATGAACATTTCAGCGATGTTAGTCCTGCGAAATACTACTATGAAGCGCTGGGGATTGCCAGGGAGCTGGGGATCACAGACGGAGCGGGCAATAACCTCTTCAAGCCGGATACGCCAATCTCCCGCCAGGAGCTGATGGTTCTCGGCAGCAGAGCCCTTTCGCTTAGCGGGGCGACAATGCCGGCGGGCAGCGCTGACGATATCCTTAATTTTAGCGACCGGGTCAAGCTTGCAGCTTATGCGGTGGAGGATGTGGCCGCGATGGTGAAGGAAGGGATCGTCAGCGGCAGCGGCAGCAAGCTCAATCCGCATGCTAATGCGACCAGAGCAGAAGCTGCGGTTATTGTGTACAGGATTATGAATAAGCTGTAAATTGAATGTTTGGGAGAACTTATCCGCCTCCGTGTCTGGGGGCGGTTTTTTTTGTTTGGGAAATTATACTAGTGATCATCAGACAGACTTGATAGCACGCTTTTATGAATTCGTTGATATACATAGCCCTTATGATGAATTCTCAGAAAGTGAGCGGGGCGTCGGCAACAACGGTATAAATCCCGTTGTTTGGCTGGAAAGTGAGCGGAGTGGCGGCAACAACGGTATAAATCCCGTTGTTTGGCTGGAAAGTGAGCGGAGTGGCGGCAACAACGGCAAAAATCCCGTTGTTTGGCTGGAAAGTGAGCGGAGTGGCGGCAACAACGGTATAAATCCCGTTGTTTGGCCGGAAAGTATGCGGACATTCGCCTTGCGCACAAACTTGAGAGGGTTCCAGTATATAAACCGGGCCTCAAGTAAGCCGGAATGTTCACCCGATGGAGTGATTTTTTTCTAACCTTAAGTTTGCCCGTACAATCCCTTAAGTTTCCCGGTTTATGACCGTGCGGTGCTAATGTATCCTAGCCATATGCGCTTGCGCTGAGGTATCATTCATCATGATAACGCTTACGATCCGTTGCTGATACGGAATCAATGACAATGGAGGTTTATAACGATGATCCATAATCCTGTACTCAAAGGGTTCAACCCTGATCCATCCATGCTGCGGGTAGGTGATGATTATTATATCGCCACTTCGACCTTCGAATGGGCCCCCGGTGTGCAGATTCACCATTCCAGGGATTTGGTCAACTGGCGCCTGCTGACCCATCCGCTGACCCGGCCGAGCCAGCTTGATCT
Proteins encoded:
- a CDS encoding S-layer homology domain-containing protein, translating into MNKRIFRACIAWIIFSLLVLPFGSIGVSAAAALTAGLEVDHNTAAIKVTSTANEQDTVTVLIMQKQTGSIAYVDQAELKNGQHTFQTVLPKGEYYGSVSSAGSGKAELQAFTVEHTETITGFRPLQAITVAKGGKLVLPGSVIAVFDSGANREVGVKWSGVPDTGTAGQFTVTGNVNGSPKTVELVVKVGGGTAPTPTPTPTSTPAPTATPAATPPPLPGGQTGAAATPKPSPAAAGSAITLTAVLDPATAVAKAEVSAAAVSTALSKAAADARGIRTVEIIITQAEGAKAYEPVLPASLFAGDPKQVIRLVTPVGTVELPGNMFEAALTAGSSTVSVVIGLADATAIIEPSLRESASGKPVIELTAKVDGAAIEWSNKNAPVKVSVPYTPKQDELNSGEHLVVWYIDPAEKAAKIPNTRFDAAAGRVTFSTTHFSKFAVSYAFKTFADAAKFTWAQQSIEALASKGVINGISDTSFAPEANITRADFLVILVRSLGLTASFNEHFSDVSPAKYYYEALGIARELGITDGAGNNLFKPDTPISRQELMVLGSRALSLSGATMPAGSADDILNFSDRVKLAAYAVEDVAAMVKEGIVSGSGSKLNPHANATRAEAAVIVYRIMNKL